GTTATTTCTACCGCCAGATGCAGGTATTTTAACAAGCAAGCTTCTAACGCTTGGTTTAGCTGTTATATCTTCAGAGCTTAGTCCAGTCATATATCTACGACTAGGTGTATATGGTTTATATGATTTTATAGCCATCTTACGCCTCCGTATTTTCTAGGCTTACGCCTTCAGGTAACTTAACGTAGAATTTCTTTATCTCGTCACGTTGGCCTGCTCTTCCTCTAAAACGCTTAACCTTGCCGCTAATTCTAAGTGAATTTACGCGAACAGGCGTTACTCCAAAATACTCTTGTAAAACCGCTTTTAAGCTGTTTTTTGTAACTCTTGGTGAAGTTTGGATAACAACAACGCCTTGTTCTTGAAGGCCTAGAGTTTTTTCTGTATAAATAATTGTTTTGATATCAGTTATATCCGCCATTTTAGCCCTCTTTTGTTATAGTTTTTAGTGCAGCTTTTTCAATGATAACCGAACTAAATGTAGAGATAAGATAAGCATTTACCTCATTTGCATCTACTACATAGCAGTTTGCTAAATTTCTAAAAGCAAGTAGTGTTTTATCGTCTAGTAAATCTTTAACTATAAGCGCGTCTTTTACTTTTAAATTTTTGATGATATTAGCTGCATCTTTTGTCTTTCCAGACTCGATTGAGATGCTATCTACTGCGAAAATTTTACCATCTTGTGCTTTTACTGCCAAAGCGTACTCAAGAGCTAGTCTTTTTTGTTTTTTATTGACTTTTTGAAAATAGTTTTTCTCGTTTGTTGGACCAAATGCAACTGCACCGCCTACCCAAACGTTAGTTCTAGTTGAACCTGCTCTTGCACCACCACGTCCTTTTTGTCTCCATGGTTTTTTACCGCCACCGCTTACAAAAGCACGGCTTTTAGTATGAGCCGTATTTGCTCTTATACCAGCAAGGTAAGATTTTACATAAAGATATAGGTTGTGCGGATTTACTTCAGCGTAGCTTGCAGGAAGCTCTAACTCGCCTGAATTTTCAAATTTATCGTTTAATACGTGAATTTTACTCATTTTACAATCCTTATTTTACCCATTGCACCATTGTGACCAGGAACGCAACCTTTTACAACTACGATGCCATTTTGAGCGTCAAAGCTTATTAGCTCGTTTTTAACAGTAACTTTCTCATTGCCCATGTGTCCTGCCATTTTCATACCTGGTTGAACACGACCTGGCCATTCGCAGTTACCAATTGAACCGTGGCGTCTGTGGAAACGTGAGCCGTGGCTTTTTGGACCACCACCGAAACCATGTCTTTTTACCACACCTTGGTAGCCTCTACCTTTTGAGTTAAAGCTAACTTTTAAAATTTTAGCCTCGTTTAATGGTGTAAAGTCTAGGTTTCCAACTTCGCTATTAGCTACTTCAAGCGTAGCAAATTTGTTAAATTCTGCTGTCAGATTGTATTTTTTTTGCTGACCAGCGATAGCTTTGTTGTTTGCTTTAGTGTGGGCATACGCTACGATAGCACGTTTGTTTTCGTCGATCTCACATACTTTAGCCTCAACTAGCTTAAGTAGTGTAACTGGCGTACTCTTCGTGGCAATCGTTCTACTCATGCCTATTTTTTCTACAATATATTCCATACTCTTATCCTTTTGTCCGCTTATTTCATCGCACGAACTTCGACATTAACTTCTGGAGCTAGGTCGAGTTTTGTTAGGCTATCTACAGTTTCTGGAGTAGCAGCTACGATGTCAAGCATACGAGCGTGTATTCTCATCTCAAACTGCTCACGTGAGTCTTTGTTGATGTGTGGAGATTTTAAGACTGTATAGCGTTTGATCTTTGTAGGCATTGGTACCGGGCCACGAACGTCGGCACCTGTTCGTTTGACAGCTTCTACGATTGCTGCAACAGTGCGGTCTAGAACTCTATGGTCGTAAGCTTTTAGCTTTAACCTGATTCTTTCCATGTGTTTTCCTTTAAAAAGAACTTGTCGCAAACTCGCGACCTCTTTACATCAAAATAACTCGCATAGGATCAAGCGATCGTACGAGCAAAGACGCTTGTCTTTTCGTAAAGAGAACGCGATTCTACAAAAAAGCTATTATAGTTGTCAAGAAAAACGCTACTTTTTGATGAATTTTGATTAATTATTTCCTTTTAATAAGGAAGATATAAAATTTAAAAAGATAAGATTCCAAGAAATTAAAATTTTAAAGAGAAAAGATGCCGATCTTTAATCCAAAATTCTTATTAGCTCAAGAACAAGACGAGGAGAAGCTTAAAAAGCGTTATGCAAATTTGCAAATGTATCAGGCAAAAGCTAGCGACATTAAGAGCTTCAAAGAAGAGAAATTTCAAACGCAGTTTCTAAAAGATATCTTTGAAAACTGCCTTGGCTACACTTTAGACACTACTAATCCTACAAATTTCAATCTTGAACG
This genomic interval from Campylobacter concisus contains the following:
- a CDS encoding 50S ribosomal protein L23; amino-acid sequence: MADITDIKTIIYTEKTLGLQEQGVVVIQTSPRVTKNSLKAVLQEYFGVTPVRVNSLRISGKVKRFRGRAGQRDEIKKFYVKLPEGVSLENTEA
- the rpsJ gene encoding 30S ribosomal protein S10; the protein is MERIRLKLKAYDHRVLDRTVAAIVEAVKRTGADVRGPVPMPTKIKRYTVLKSPHINKDSREQFEMRIHARMLDIVAATPETVDSLTKLDLAPEVNVEVRAMK
- the rplD gene encoding 50S ribosomal protein L4 produces the protein MSKIHVLNDKFENSGELELPASYAEVNPHNLYLYVKSYLAGIRANTAHTKSRAFVSGGGKKPWRQKGRGGARAGSTRTNVWVGGAVAFGPTNEKNYFQKVNKKQKRLALEYALAVKAQDGKIFAVDSISIESGKTKDAANIIKNLKVKDALIVKDLLDDKTLLAFRNLANCYVVDANEVNAYLISTFSSVIIEKAALKTITKEG
- the rplC gene encoding 50S ribosomal protein L3, whose amino-acid sequence is MEYIVEKIGMSRTIATKSTPVTLLKLVEAKVCEIDENKRAIVAYAHTKANNKAIAGQQKKYNLTAEFNKFATLEVANSEVGNLDFTPLNEAKILKVSFNSKGRGYQGVVKRHGFGGGPKSHGSRFHRRHGSIGNCEWPGRVQPGMKMAGHMGNEKVTVKNELISFDAQNGIVVVKGCVPGHNGAMGKIRIVK